The DNA segment AAGTAGAAACCTCATACTAATATAGTGGTAGTATAATATTGTGAGGGTTAGACCACACTACAACAACATACAGAATACTAATAATCTTTTATTGTataaggagagagaaagagagtgagagaggaggaAATTATAGAGTGGAGGAGAGAGATTGACACCGACAAGGGAGGGCATATATGTCTGCAAGCAATACACAAGTATCCATCTACCAAACGGCAGAGCTACAAGACCATCCGGGGAGCTCACTCTGCTGTCTGGATGCTGCAATAGCTGCAGAGAGTGCTGGCATCAGATTTGAGGAAGCTTTTCTCTCTGATCTGCAGGTATTTTCTGTCTGGCAAGCACACATCACAtccatctctcttcttctttcttctttcttctttctttgagGAACTAGCTTTTCTTGGCTGGCCACTTTGTTTTCGATCGATGATCTTATTTGCTTTTGATTAATCGGTTGGCTTTGTTCCCTTCTTCGGAGTTAATCTGTGCACTCTCTCAGATCAGCTTGTGCTTCATCTGGTTTTCGCTGCTGGCCTGTTGCATTGTTGCATGCCGATCTGACGGCCTGACGTTTAATTGATTGCTTAGCTTGTGTTCAGCTTGAGCTTTACCTGCTGGGGCTGGCTAGCTTGGAGCCACCCACTTGCACACTTGCCGTTGcaacttcatcttcatgatTCTTGCCTTCTAATCATTTCACATCGCCTTGATTCTTCTCTCCCAACTTCAGATTCGCTTGCCTTGCTATCATGATCTTGTACTATAAACTATAAAGAACGAGGGAACAAATAAATTCCAATCTGTCAATCACAATCCCAATATCTTGGCGCTAGCATACGTAGCATTCCTTGATTTATTGCAGGTTAATTACACATGCTTGATTTCTTGATGATTTCTCTTTGCTGATTCGTTCACGCAGTAGGAGAAAGAAGGATTAATCGATTGACATGGATGATTCAAGCATGTTCCTCCAGTGGGCAATGAACCAGCTGCACCAGCACCCCTCTTCCGCCGACGCCGATGCAGCTTCTGCGTACCCGGATACTGTtggcggtggcagcggcggcggcgccggagatGGGGAAGCTGCCTTCCCGTCGCTCCAAGCACTCCGCAACTCCTCCCAGCCGCCCCAGACCGCCACGGCCGCCGGCGTCCGAGTCCGGGACCTGACGGTGCAGGTGGACCACCGGACCAACAGCTGGAGCTCCGGCGACAGCCCCGGCGCTGGCGCCTCCATGGACCACGACGCGGCCGCCGGGTGGTCCCCTCACACCGCCCGCGCCAGGGCCACTGGCCTTGGCAGCGGCAGCAACAGCAGTCCGATGAGCTGGAACTTCAGCGCCGCGTCGGCGCAGCCAACAGACGAGAGCGGCATCGGCGTCGATGTCGCGCTGCCGCACGCGTCCGCGGCGAGGAGAGTGGGCAGCGCGGGacctgctgcggcggcggcggcatcgtCGCCGGGGCCTGTGCAGGACCACATCATGgcggagcggcggcggagggagaAGATCAACCAGAGGTTCATCGAGCTCTCCACCGTCATCCCCGGGCTCAAGAAGGTTAGTGCACCATTTCTTTCTTCTGATGAGTCGATCAGCAATCCGCCATGATAGCTCCTCTCAATCTGTTCTTCTTCGTCGtgttctcctcatcctcttcctcctttaATTTCATGCTTGATTTTAACCTTCTCTCATTAAGGAGTTCTTAATTTTGTTATGACTCTTAGAATATTTACCAAGATTGCATGTGTCATATCAACACACTGTTGAGCAATCACTTAATTAGTACAGCTAGCTAGCAAATTAGCTAGCTTGGTAGCAACAAAAGTGCAGGcatatatatagaatatattCTTGGTTAACCTCTTAATCAGATATATTAATTTTTAGATCAAAATTAGAAAGTTAAATTACCACTGAAAAATCGAGCTGCAGAAACAATCTACAGTGCTCAAAAGGTGTATCTATATCAAATAAGCAGCAGTACAAAATATCGTTAATATCAACGCGCCTCCTATTCTTCAGGCGCCAAAAAAAGGCGATCGTGTGAAATAGGTGTTAACACATTCTCAATAGGATTTTTCCATCTCTAGGCTTAGAGGGAGGTCGCAAAACGGTAGGCCAGGCCAACGATGGTGGCAGACGTAGGGGTGAGGTGGTGAGACGGGGGGTGCTGTTGGCCGTGGGCTGTAGAGGACGACCGGATAGGTGGTGCCAGGACGGGGGTGAGCGAAGACAACCTAACAAAGCTAGGTAGCACGGCGGTAGCGCCGGAGACAAGTACAAGAGGGCGGGCTAGGGGAGCGTATCATATTGGCgcgttggagaagaagaatagtGGGGTAGGGAGGGGGCAATtatgaagaaagaagaaatatAGGCAACCATTGGATAAAGATCGTACGACTCATATTCAGAAGATAAAATCAGATATCTCGATTATAGCAACACCCTAATATCAATTGCACCTCATAAAAATGTAATTAGCAccaagcatgcatgcacagtAACATAAGATTCTTCTTTTTTAACCGAAAACTTTAATATTGAGTTGCATATACCAACCGGTTCAACTAAAATTAAGATTAAGCTGACGAGAACCTGTGTGTAACATATGCACTTCAATAATTACAGCATGAGCTTGCTTGCAGATGGACAAGGCTACCATTCTTGGGGACGCGGTGAAGTACGTGAGGGAGCTGCAGGAGAAGGTCaagaccctcgaggaggagagGCACCACGACGGCAGCAGCATGCAGTCCGCGGTGCTCGTCAAGAAGCCGTGCCGCCTGCCTGACGACGAGGGGACGGCGAGCGGCAGCAACGGCGGCCTGCAGCCACTGCCGGAGATCGAGGCGCGCCTGTGGGATAAGAGCGTGCTTCTGCGGATCCACTGTGACAACGCGAGGGGGCTGCTGGTGAACGTGTTGTCGGAGGTTGAGAAGATGAGCCTCGCCATCACCCACACCAATGTCATGCCCTTCCCCGCCTCCACCGCCATCATCACCATCACAGCAAAGGCGAGTCATCACTCATGACGCATGCACGATCTccattattatatatatagcatATTTCACCATGCACGAACAATTTCTTTACGACTAAGATTACTCGTGGATAAATTAATTCTACCCTGTTGAGAGCTACACCACCACAATTTGGATTTTCCTTGAAATGACTCAGAAGTCTTGCTCGTGATCATGGTCACCACCAGAGGGTTATCGAGAAACTGTTCTTGATGGGCACTAGTTAGGTTTCCCACATATAACACTACCAAGGTCTGTGCATCCCATGATGCAGCAGAGATCGGAACATTTTACAATTATCTAAAACTATAACACTAACCAAAGCAATCGCTATTGCCTGATGTTAGCCTGTCATTGATTGGTATCCTTCAAGGTTTCATATCATCCCTGATGCATTATGGATCATGGTTCCTTATACAGGACTGACACAAATTATACCTTCTCCTAAATCAGCCCCTGGTTCCTCACAAAGATGCATGTTACTCCACTGCTCAGATCACACTTGTATGTAGTATGTACtacatgcatgtgtgcatgaCATTCACCAAGAGCTAGCTAGCAAATGCTAATATCTATCAATTATTTTGTGTAGATTATTTCGGCATTAATAATTTATGGAGAATTttcaatatatgtttgtatggGTAAGTGTTGTGTCTCAGGGTACTCCATGCATGGAAATTCTATACATAAATCTTGAGGGATTGATGGATAAACGTATACATGAGTAAAACCCCAGATCAGACATGCAAAAAAGAATTTATATtagatacatataaatatggaGCGAAACTTTGTGGTTTCCATGTTCTATGATTTAGGAT comes from the Phragmites australis chromosome 22, lpPhrAust1.1, whole genome shotgun sequence genome and includes:
- the LOC133905152 gene encoding transcription factor bHLH18-like, with the protein product MDDSSMFLQWAMNQLHQHPSSADADAASAYPDTVGGGSGGGAGDGEAAFPSLQALRNSSQPPQTATAAGVRVRDLTVQVDHRTNSWSSGDSPGAGASMDHDAAAGWSPHTARARATGLGSGSNSSPMSWNFSAASAQPTDESGIGVDVALPHASAARRVGSAGPAAAAAASSPGPVQDHIMAERRRREKINQRFIELSTVIPGLKKMDKATILGDAVKYVRELQEKVKTLEEERHHDGSSMQSAVLVKKPCRLPDDEGTASGSNGGLQPLPEIEARLWDKSVLLRIHCDNARGLLVNVLSEVEKMSLAITHTNVMPFPASTAIITITAKVEEGFNATVDEIVRRINSVLHQHYSSSTTEPKKLEDKK